In Anseongella ginsenosidimutans, one genomic interval encodes:
- a CDS encoding AAA family ATPase — MDYTKRISDNELQRKLNASGAVLIRGAKACGKTESAKQLARSVLNVDSDEQVQALINIAPKRLLIGNVPRLVDEWQAQPKLWDYIRHEIDDRKKNAQFILTGSANPEESAKMHSGAGRFTIVDMRTMSWQELGFSSGKVSLQKLLKVIKLIFTTNPPAWN; from the coding sequence GTGGACTATACGAAACGTATATCAGACAATGAGTTACAGCGAAAACTCAACGCTTCGGGAGCGGTGCTTATACGAGGTGCAAAAGCCTGCGGAAAAACTGAATCGGCAAAGCAATTAGCAAGGAGTGTTTTGAATGTGGACAGCGATGAGCAAGTACAGGCACTCATCAACATTGCCCCAAAACGATTACTGATTGGCAACGTGCCCCGTTTAGTTGACGAATGGCAAGCACAACCCAAACTTTGGGATTACATACGCCATGAAATAGACGACCGAAAAAAAAATGCACAGTTTATTTTGACGGGTTCGGCAAATCCCGAAGAATCAGCAAAAATGCATTCAGGAGCCGGTAGGTTTACTATCGTGGATATGCGTACAATGTCCTGGCAGGAGCTGGGTTTTTCGTCTGGTAAAGTGAGCTTACAAAAACTTTTGAAAGTGATAAAATTGATATTTACGACGAACCCACCAGCTTGGAATTGA
- a CDS encoding ATP-binding protein, producing the protein MELIIDKMIVGGFPTLLNKRVTQAADLNRAYVELLAEVDMSRVSDVKRDPVKVRSLLRSLARNTATLVDISALESDIREKDNVGITRPTVYDYLNALNRLMIVEDQPAWNTHIRSSSALRKSPKRHFTDVCLAIAALGANETALLNDLHFTGFLFESLVTHELRVYAQANDAKVYHYRDSSGLEVDSIVQKYNGDWCAFEIKLGTGQIDEAAAALNKFISILDDKKINPPKSLNIITGTGISYTRQDGINVISLASLGA; encoded by the coding sequence TTGGAATTGATCATCGATAAGATGATCGTTGGTGGGTTCCCTACACTTTTAAACAAAAGAGTCACTCAGGCAGCTGATTTAAACCGTGCTTATGTGGAATTGCTTGCCGAAGTGGACATGAGCCGTGTTTCTGATGTAAAGCGTGACCCTGTAAAAGTAAGAAGTTTATTGCGCTCACTTGCCCGGAATACAGCAACATTAGTGGACATCTCTGCTTTGGAAAGTGATATTCGTGAAAAAGATAATGTAGGTATTACACGACCAACCGTTTACGATTATCTCAATGCGCTTAACCGTTTGATGATTGTAGAAGACCAACCTGCCTGGAATACACATATTCGTTCATCATCGGCATTACGAAAATCGCCAAAACGACATTTTACCGATGTTTGTTTGGCTATTGCCGCGCTTGGCGCAAATGAAACTGCCCTTTTAAACGATTTGCACTTTACAGGATTTTTGTTTGAATCGTTAGTTACCCACGAACTGCGTGTGTACGCACAGGCTAATGATGCTAAGGTATATCATTATCGTGATTCGAGCGGCCTGGAAGTGGATAGCATTGTGCAAAAATACAATGGTGACTGGTGTGCTTTTGAAATAAAACTCGGCACAGGACAAATTGATGAAGCCGCAGCCGCTCTCAATAAATTTATTTCCATATTGGACGATAAAAAAATAAACCCGCCAAAATCGCTTAACATTATAACAGGAACGGGGATTAGCTACACACGGCAAGACGGCATAAATGTTATTTCGCTTGCATCGCTGGGAGCATAA
- a CDS encoding response regulator: MIRLGIIEDDRTVRRSLVGYFSREPGFSCLLNAGSVEEFMDSWAEDIYFDIILSDIGLPGVSGSDGVRLIRKKAPKCQVVMLTVYEDSHHIFEALRAGASGYLSKQTLPQKIKEALNTVHEGGAYMSPGIARRITDYFHPLPPSSSRESLTIREEEILQAVEEGLTNKEIAANLGITSETVKSHIKKIYTKLEVTSRRDIVRGKYK, encoded by the coding sequence ATGATCAGGTTGGGAATTATCGAAGACGACCGCACCGTGCGCCGGTCACTGGTCGGTTATTTCAGCAGGGAACCGGGGTTTTCCTGCCTGCTGAATGCCGGGTCGGTAGAGGAGTTTATGGATTCCTGGGCGGAAGACATATATTTTGACATTATCCTTTCCGATATCGGCCTGCCGGGAGTCTCCGGCAGCGACGGCGTACGGCTGATCCGGAAAAAAGCGCCCAAATGCCAGGTGGTCATGCTCACCGTTTATGAGGACAGCCATCATATTTTCGAGGCCCTGCGGGCGGGAGCCTCGGGCTACCTGTCCAAGCAAACGCTGCCGCAAAAGATCAAGGAGGCATTGAACACGGTTCACGAAGGTGGGGCTTACATGTCTCCCGGCATCGCCCGCCGGATCACCGATTATTTCCATCCTCTGCCACCTTCCTCCTCCAGAGAATCACTGACGATCCGCGAAGAAGAGATCCTGCAGGCCGTTGAAGAAGGCCTTACCAATAAAGAAATAGCCGCCAACCTGGGCATCACCTCTGAAACGGTCAAATCGCACATCAAAAAGATTTACACCAAGCTGGAAGTCACCAGCCGCCGCGACATCGTGCGGGGAAAGTACAAGTGA